A genomic region of Aeropyrum pernix K1 contains the following coding sequences:
- a CDS encoding DUF2118 domain-containing protein has translation MGDSERERRGWSEEYSPEDYRFPELYLEGYVSERAIWVDEEEGKYYRRPVEGLKRYGLAVYEHAIKEAIDLVGSRVSRGFVVVIPWKGMRGLMLREGTRVKLVEAAGVQVSHYSLEGTRVGERSVLSYVLTGKGETRTLRAGVEGVVAIILTDHNRQPPAYIYVIADEHDVIWLEPAE, from the coding sequence ATGGGCGACTCCGAGAGGGAGAGGAGGGGGTGGAGCGAGGAGTATAGCCCCGAGGACTATAGGTTCCCCGAACTCTATTTAGAGGGGTATGTCTCCGAGAGGGCTATATGGGTTGACGAGGAGGAGGGCAAGTACTACAGGAGGCCTGTGGAGGGTCTGAAGCGCTACGGCCTGGCCGTCTACGAGCACGCCATAAAGGAGGCTATAGATCTCGTGGGCTCTAGGGTCAGCAGGGGCTTTGTCGTAGTTATACCGTGGAAAGGCATGAGGGGGCTCATGCTGAGGGAGGGTACTAGGGTCAAGCTTGTCGAGGCAGCCGGGGTCCAGGTAAGCCACTACTCTCTTGAGGGCACCAGGGTGGGGGAGAGATCGGTGCTCTCCTACGTATTGACGGGGAAAGGAGAGACAAGAACCTTGAGGGCTGGTGTGGAGGGCGTTGTAGCCATAATACTCACTGACCACAATAGACAGCCTCCAGCCTACATATACGTTATAGCCGACGAGCATGATGTAATATGGCTGGAGCCCGCCGAATAG
- a CDS encoding DNA-binding protein encodes MDEDEILYLMSIRPQYARAIMAGRKKYELRRIHGVPPIEEGSIIIVYASGNVKSIIGEFQAKRVIQATPEKIWSIASKPGSGVGEDAWQYIRGAKRAIAIEVGFRRLYERPVTLEEIRRIIPGWNPPFSYTILEPGNPIYELLIKRLRRRQHQL; translated from the coding sequence TTGGATGAGGACGAGATACTGTATCTTATGAGTATAAGACCCCAGTATGCCAGGGCTATAATGGCTGGCAGGAAGAAGTACGAGCTACGAAGGATACACGGTGTGCCCCCGATAGAGGAGGGGTCTATAATAATTGTGTATGCTAGTGGTAATGTTAAGAGCATAATAGGCGAGTTCCAGGCTAAACGGGTTATACAGGCAACCCCTGAGAAGATATGGAGCATAGCAAGCAAACCTGGATCGGGCGTTGGAGAGGACGCGTGGCAGTACATACGGGGGGCTAAGAGGGCTATAGCGATCGAGGTCGGATTCAGGAGGCTATATGAAAGGCCGGTGACGCTGGAAGAGATAAGGAGGATAATCCCTGGCTGGAACCCGCCCTTCAGCTACACAATATTAGAGCCTGGGAACCCCATCTACGAGCTCCTCATCAAAAGGCTGAGAAGACGCCAGCACCAGCTCTAA
- a CDS encoding MATE family efflux transporter has product MRVVRGDVARRALSIGWPLVVADSALSIAWIVDTYFVGGLGSESIAAVGAAGYLIWLYMVFSTLVYMGVLVILGQAIGSGNRGLVERAAGEGLTLSILLSIIVCAAAFAASKQLLVVLAPEVDQLAWEYLSVSLLTVALHYVTILYDAVFRALGKTMPILYSSGVFTLANTALDPILIYGRLGAPALGVEGAAWASVAASLLGLLVLVYLSRYLDVGLRPLRPTSVSRSILALGFPSMVERVVFVVGNVVYLGSVSRCGADALAAHTIGVRIESLAFLPLFSIATASGVMVGWEVGAGRIAESKSTGWELIKLSSLIGLVVGAALALGGWLVTPIFTGDPRVAWLAALYLVIAGLTEPLLGVVMVAGQIIRNAGDTRTPTLVNLGSLYILRVVPAYLLPGLMPTGLCVLGAWLAMGIDIVGRAAAIVFIYLRYYTRLARRVA; this is encoded by the coding sequence TTGAGGGTTGTCAGGGGAGACGTTGCTAGGAGGGCCTTATCCATAGGCTGGCCCCTGGTGGTGGCGGACTCAGCCCTGAGTATAGCCTGGATTGTGGACACCTACTTCGTCGGCGGCCTAGGCTCTGAGAGTATAGCTGCTGTGGGGGCCGCGGGCTACCTTATATGGCTGTACATGGTGTTCTCGACTCTAGTCTACATGGGAGTGCTCGTCATACTAGGCCAGGCTATAGGCTCTGGGAATAGGGGTCTCGTTGAGAGGGCGGCGGGGGAGGGTCTGACACTATCGATACTGCTATCCATTATAGTGTGTGCGGCCGCCTTCGCTGCATCCAAACAGCTGCTAGTAGTGCTGGCTCCTGAGGTGGATCAGCTGGCTTGGGAGTATCTCTCGGTGAGCCTGCTGACAGTTGCACTCCACTACGTTACCATACTCTACGACGCCGTTTTCCGCGCCCTGGGTAAGACCATGCCCATCCTGTACTCCAGCGGTGTTTTCACCCTCGCAAACACGGCTCTGGATCCCATATTGATATACGGCCGCCTAGGAGCCCCGGCCCTGGGCGTGGAGGGGGCGGCCTGGGCCTCGGTGGCCGCCTCGCTGCTGGGCCTGCTTGTGCTCGTATATCTATCCCGCTATCTGGATGTGGGCCTGCGCCCTCTCAGGCCAACGTCCGTCTCGCGAAGCATACTAGCCCTTGGGTTCCCAAGCATGGTCGAGAGGGTTGTATTCGTCGTTGGGAACGTGGTTTACCTAGGGAGCGTGTCGAGGTGCGGGGCCGACGCCCTGGCAGCCCACACTATAGGGGTTAGGATAGAGAGCCTCGCGTTCCTACCGCTATTCTCCATAGCAACCGCCTCCGGGGTTATGGTGGGCTGGGAGGTAGGTGCAGGGAGGATAGCTGAGTCTAAGAGCACGGGTTGGGAGCTGATCAAGCTCTCCTCGCTGATCGGCTTAGTTGTAGGCGCCGCCCTCGCCCTTGGTGGCTGGCTCGTGACCCCCATCTTCACAGGCGACCCTAGGGTGGCTTGGCTCGCGGCCCTATACCTTGTCATAGCAGGCCTCACAGAGCCCCTTCTAGGCGTCGTTATGGTGGCTGGCCAGATTATAAGGAACGCGGGCGACACGAGAACCCCCACACTTGTAAACCTGGGAAGCCTCTACATACTAAGGGTCGTCCCCGCCTACCTCCTCCCTGGACTCATGCCCACGGGCCTATGCGTACTGGGGGCGTGGCTGGCCATGGGGATAGACATTGTTGGGAGGGCAGCTGCAATAGTTTTCATATATCTAAGGTACTACACGAGGCTGGCCAGGAGGGTGGCTTAG
- a CDS encoding carboxypeptidase M32, whose product MWEVFENSVVRELVEAYRPVWSVSHALSLMGWDSETYMPKGGVGERALARADLFVLRRRLLLREELLRLLERAESQEGLNEYEAGVVRVLKREVRIARSLPEEFVFEFAKLREEATHAWRTARERDDFGLFKPYLERIVEYARRMADYLGWEGHPYNALLDLHEEGLTVGDVDRIFDSIVPTLRRALDRVLSTGSYPRSHSLESVEYEQGVMEAVNREVLDLLGFPWDRGRLDVSPHPFTISMGIGDVRITTRYEGRDFRHTLFAVIHEFGHALYELQIDERLKASPLAEGASLGVHESQSRFWENVVARSRSFIPLVTPILRKRLPFLKDYSDDDVYLYFNIVRPGLIRVEADELTYNFHIYLRYTLEKGLIEGSIKVDDLPELWNSMMEDLLGVRPKSYRDGVLQDIHWSHGSIGYFPTYTLGTVLSAQIKAAIDGSLGGLYRLVENGELDRVRTFLRENIHRYGSTYAPKELVERGLGEPLNPEYYNQYITEKFYRG is encoded by the coding sequence GTGTGGGAGGTTTTTGAGAATAGTGTGGTTAGGGAGCTTGTGGAGGCTTATAGGCCTGTGTGGAGCGTTTCCCACGCTCTATCGCTGATGGGTTGGGATAGCGAGACTTACATGCCGAAGGGTGGTGTTGGGGAGAGGGCTCTTGCTAGGGCGGACTTGTTTGTTCTTAGGAGGAGGCTGCTGCTGAGGGAGGAGCTTCTCAGGCTGCTTGAGAGGGCTGAGTCTCAGGAGGGTCTTAACGAGTATGAGGCTGGTGTTGTGAGGGTTTTGAAGAGGGAGGTGCGTATAGCCAGGTCTCTGCCCGAGGAGTTTGTGTTCGAGTTCGCTAAGCTTAGGGAGGAGGCGACTCATGCTTGGAGGACGGCTAGGGAGAGGGATGATTTCGGCCTTTTCAAGCCTTATCTTGAGAGGATTGTTGAGTATGCTAGGAGGATGGCGGACTATCTGGGGTGGGAGGGCCACCCGTACAACGCCCTGCTGGACCTACACGAGGAGGGTTTGACTGTTGGTGATGTTGATAGGATTTTCGACTCTATAGTCCCTACTCTGAGGAGGGCTTTGGATAGGGTGCTCTCCACAGGCTCCTACCCGAGGAGCCACTCTCTAGAGTCGGTGGAGTATGAGCAGGGCGTGATGGAGGCTGTGAACAGGGAGGTCCTCGACCTCCTCGGCTTCCCCTGGGATAGGGGTAGGCTGGACGTTAGCCCACACCCCTTCACCATAAGCATGGGTATAGGTGATGTGAGGATAACGACTAGGTACGAGGGCCGGGACTTCAGGCATACGCTGTTCGCTGTTATACACGAGTTCGGCCACGCCCTCTACGAGCTTCAGATAGACGAGAGGCTCAAGGCCTCCCCTCTGGCTGAGGGCGCTAGCCTGGGGGTCCACGAGAGCCAGAGCAGGTTCTGGGAGAACGTTGTGGCCAGGAGTAGGTCTTTCATACCACTCGTCACTCCCATTCTAAGGAAGCGCCTCCCCTTCCTCAAGGACTACAGCGATGACGATGTATACCTCTACTTCAACATAGTCAGGCCGGGCTTGATAAGGGTTGAGGCGGACGAGCTTACCTACAACTTCCACATATACCTGAGGTACACGCTCGAGAAGGGCCTGATAGAGGGCTCCATAAAGGTGGACGACCTACCCGAGCTCTGGAATAGCATGATGGAGGACCTCCTAGGCGTCAGGCCCAAGAGCTATAGGGACGGCGTCCTCCAGGACATCCACTGGAGCCACGGGAGCATAGGCTACTTCCCAACCTACACCCTGGGCACGGTACTCTCCGCCCAGATAAAGGCAGCCATAGACGGATCCCTCGGTGGGCTCTACAGGCTCGTGGAGAACGGGGAGCTAGACAGGGTGAGGACTTTCCTCAGGGAGAACATACACAGGTACGGCTCTACATACGCGCCGAAGGAGCTCGTCGAGAGGGGGCTGGGCGAGCCTCTGAACCCGGAGTACTACAACCAGTACATAACCGAGAAGTTCTACAGGGGCTAA
- a CDS encoding isopentenyl phosphate kinase family protein: MKLGGGLITFKDKPYTIDRAMLERTASQLAAYSKGTGRLAALVHGGGSFGHAAVAEARAQGGLTPRAAPRVQLAMLKLAMEVAASLLKYGVEVSIHPPHTFCSGGECVLETLKRDYRLGLTPMTFGDAVPADGGVEIVSGDDLALWLAVELGVECLIYATRVPGVVKGGRVVPVIRGLGEFEDLGSGDATGGMARKVKAALEASRRGVSRVVIVGGDMLLEALRGVNVGTRVDAR; the protein is encoded by the coding sequence GTGAAGCTGGGTGGCGGCCTAATAACGTTCAAGGACAAGCCGTACACTATAGACCGCGCCATGCTGGAGAGGACGGCATCTCAGCTAGCAGCATATTCGAAGGGTACTGGTAGGTTGGCCGCTCTAGTTCACGGGGGCGGGAGCTTCGGCCACGCCGCCGTCGCAGAGGCAAGGGCCCAGGGCGGCCTGACGCCGAGGGCGGCTCCCCGCGTGCAGCTGGCGATGCTCAAGCTGGCTATGGAGGTTGCTGCATCCCTCCTGAAGTATGGGGTGGAGGTTTCCATCCACCCGCCCCACACGTTCTGCAGCGGGGGCGAATGCGTGCTTGAGACCCTGAAGAGGGACTATAGGCTTGGTCTCACGCCGATGACGTTCGGCGATGCAGTCCCGGCGGATGGCGGGGTTGAGATAGTCAGTGGCGACGACTTGGCACTGTGGCTTGCCGTCGAGCTCGGCGTCGAGTGCCTCATATACGCAACCCGCGTTCCCGGGGTTGTGAAGGGCGGTCGAGTGGTGCCTGTTATACGTGGTCTGGGGGAGTTTGAGGACCTGGGGAGCGGAGACGCTACTGGAGGTATGGCGAGGAAGGTGAAGGCTGCGCTGGAGGCTTCGAGGAGGGGTGTCTCGAGGGTCGTTATTGTAGGGGGTGACATGCTTTTAGAGGCCCTACGGGGCGTTAATGTTGGGACCAGGGTTGATGCGCGTTGA
- the amrB gene encoding AmmeMemoRadiSam system protein B, translating into MKIRNPAHAGTFYPATREELVKSIESSFTHPLGPGRLPQRGGGSGEQAIAYIPPHAGYMYSGPIAAHVYYDMSLGRKPDVVVLLGPNHTGLGLAASLWDEGVWRTPLGEVEVDSEAGRLVVEYSGIVAPDDEGHIYEHSLEVQLPFLQYLYGGDFRIVPIVVLHQTLDISIRIARAYHRLREENGVNAVLVATSDLNHYEPYEENKRKDLLLLKAIEEGDPEAVFKTIEAHAISACGPSPIAAAVEAGRLAGVKPRVLAYANSGDVTGEKAWVVGYPAVRV; encoded by the coding sequence GTGAAGATAAGGAATCCTGCCCATGCAGGCACCTTCTACCCCGCCACCAGGGAGGAGCTTGTCAAGTCTATAGAGTCGTCCTTCACCCACCCCCTAGGCCCCGGAAGGCTGCCCCAGAGGGGCGGGGGGTCTGGAGAGCAGGCTATAGCCTACATACCGCCGCACGCCGGCTACATGTACAGCGGCCCTATCGCGGCCCACGTCTACTACGACATGTCTCTTGGAAGGAAGCCTGACGTCGTGGTCCTGCTTGGGCCGAACCACACGGGACTCGGGCTAGCGGCCAGCCTGTGGGACGAGGGTGTGTGGCGCACCCCTCTGGGCGAGGTTGAGGTCGACTCTGAAGCTGGGAGGCTCGTCGTTGAGTACAGCGGTATAGTGGCTCCGGACGACGAGGGCCATATATACGAGCATAGCCTGGAGGTCCAGCTGCCCTTCCTCCAGTACCTTTACGGCGGCGACTTCAGGATAGTGCCTATTGTGGTGCTGCACCAGACCCTCGACATATCTATAAGGATAGCGAGGGCATATCACAGGCTGAGGGAGGAGAACGGAGTTAACGCGGTGCTGGTAGCCACAAGCGATCTCAACCACTACGAGCCGTATGAGGAGAACAAGAGGAAGGACCTGCTGCTTCTTAAAGCTATAGAGGAGGGAGACCCTGAGGCTGTGTTCAAAACTATAGAGGCCCATGCAATAAGCGCGTGCGGCCCGTCACCAATAGCCGCCGCTGTGGAGGCGGGGAGGCTGGCTGGGGTTAAGCCGAGGGTGCTGGCATATGCGAACTCCGGCGACGTGACTGGCGAGAAGGCGTGGGTAGTGGGCTATCCAGCGGTGAGGGTCTAG
- the cobB gene encoding NAD-dependent protein deacetylase: MEAVWESARILANSRFAVAFTGAGISAESGIPTFRGKDGLWSRFDPRDLATPEAFNRDPRLVWEWYSWRIERVLAAKPNKAHRLLARLEDSGVLKAVITQNVDGLHRRAGSRRVLELHGNVLRARCTRCGSKLEWREKPSNLPPSCPRCGGVLRPDVVWFGEPLDTSLLEEAFGLARRSDVMIIIGTSGAVDPAGLLPLAAKESGATLINVNPEPNRYSGVADIELRMRAVEFAERLSRAMGIDI, from the coding sequence GTGGAAGCCGTATGGGAGTCTGCTAGAATCCTTGCTAATTCTAGGTTTGCCGTGGCGTTTACGGGAGCCGGGATAAGTGCTGAGAGCGGGATACCTACCTTCAGAGGCAAGGACGGGTTGTGGAGTAGGTTTGACCCGCGGGATCTGGCTACTCCTGAGGCGTTCAACAGGGATCCCAGGCTGGTGTGGGAATGGTATAGCTGGAGGATTGAAAGGGTGTTGGCCGCCAAACCTAATAAGGCACACCGTCTCCTGGCAAGGCTCGAGGATTCTGGTGTATTGAAGGCTGTTATAACACAGAATGTAGACGGGCTCCATAGACGGGCGGGTAGTAGGAGGGTTCTGGAGCTGCATGGCAATGTCCTCAGAGCACGATGCACGAGGTGCGGCTCAAAGCTCGAGTGGAGGGAGAAGCCGAGTAATCTACCCCCTTCTTGCCCTAGATGTGGAGGTGTTTTGAGGCCTGATGTCGTTTGGTTCGGCGAGCCGCTGGACACATCTCTCCTAGAGGAAGCCTTCGGCCTGGCACGTAGAAGCGATGTTATGATCATAATCGGAACCTCCGGCGCCGTAGACCCCGCTGGCCTGCTGCCGCTTGCAGCCAAAGAGAGTGGAGCCACTCTCATAAACGTGAATCCCGAGCCGAACAGGTATAGTGGTGTGGCGGATATAGAACTCAGGATGAGGGCTGTTGAATTCGCGGAGCGCCTCTCAAGAGCTATGGGAATTGATATTTAG
- the fni gene encoding type 2 isopentenyl-diphosphate Delta-isomerase, with protein MTGDTSARKLEHLKMIVSSKVESRESTLLEYVRIVHNPTPEVNLGDVSLEIDFCGGRLRAPLVITGMTGGHPDVEWINRELASVAEELGIAIGVGSQRAAIEDPSLARTFRAAREAAPNAFLIANLGAPQLSLGYSVREVRMAVEMIDADAIAIHLNPGQEAYQPEGDPFYRGVVGKIAEAAEAAGVPVIVKETGNGLSREAVAQLRALGVRCFDVAGLGGTNWIKIEVLRGRKAGSPLEAGPLQDFWGNPTAAALMEARTAAPDAYIIASGGVRNGLDAARAIALGADAAGVALPAIRSLLSGGRQATLKLLKAIEYQLKTAVYMVGETRVRGLWRAPIVVWGRLAEEAEARGIDPRWYTNTLRLEALVYKDVK; from the coding sequence TTGACTGGCGACACCTCCGCTAGGAAGCTGGAGCACCTGAAGATGATTGTGTCTAGCAAGGTTGAGTCCAGGGAGTCCACTCTTCTCGAGTATGTCAGGATAGTCCACAACCCCACTCCCGAGGTAAACCTTGGGGACGTGAGCCTGGAGATAGACTTCTGCGGTGGCAGGCTTAGAGCGCCCCTAGTGATAACCGGCATGACAGGAGGCCACCCTGACGTGGAGTGGATAAACAGGGAGCTAGCCTCCGTCGCCGAGGAGCTCGGCATAGCTATCGGCGTGGGGAGCCAGAGGGCGGCGATAGAGGATCCCAGCCTCGCCAGGACCTTCCGGGCTGCGAGGGAGGCGGCGCCCAACGCATTCCTAATAGCCAACCTCGGAGCACCCCAGCTATCGCTCGGCTACTCTGTGAGGGAGGTGAGGATGGCTGTCGAGATGATAGACGCCGACGCCATAGCCATCCACCTGAACCCCGGGCAGGAGGCTTACCAGCCCGAGGGAGACCCCTTCTACAGGGGTGTGGTGGGGAAGATAGCCGAGGCTGCCGAGGCGGCCGGCGTGCCGGTTATAGTTAAGGAGACTGGCAACGGGCTCTCTCGAGAGGCTGTAGCGCAGCTTAGGGCGTTGGGTGTTAGGTGCTTCGACGTCGCCGGTCTAGGCGGGACTAACTGGATAAAGATCGAGGTCCTCAGAGGCAGGAAGGCCGGGTCACCGCTGGAGGCGGGCCCCCTCCAGGACTTCTGGGGCAACCCCACTGCGGCCGCCCTGATGGAGGCCAGGACCGCAGCCCCTGACGCCTACATTATAGCGAGTGGTGGTGTGAGGAACGGTCTTGACGCGGCCAGGGCTATAGCTCTTGGCGCCGACGCGGCGGGAGTTGCTCTTCCAGCCATAAGGAGCCTGCTGTCAGGCGGGAGGCAGGCTACCCTCAAGCTTCTAAAGGCGATTGAATACCAGCTGAAGACGGCTGTATACATGGTTGGCGAGACTAGGGTCAGGGGGCTGTGGAGGGCCCCTATAGTGGTGTGGGGTAGGCTAGCGGAGGAGGCGGAGGCCAGGGGCATAGACCCGCGGTGGTACACCAACACCCTCAGGCTTGAGGCCTTAGTTTATAAAGATGTCAAGTAG
- a CDS encoding polyprenyl synthetase family protein has translation MKWDRLFEASSRYSMLIDHYIMDFMSITPDRLSGASLHLIKAGGKRLRPLITLLTARMLGGLEAEARAIPLAASIETAHTFSLIHDDIMDRDEVRRGVPTTHVVYGDDWAILAGDTLHAAAFKMIADSREWGMSHEQAYRAFKVLSEAAIQISRGQAYDMLFEETWDVDVADYLNMVRLKTGALIEAAARIGAVAAGAGSEIEKMMGEVGMNAGIAFQIRDDILGVIGDPKVTGKPVYNDLRRGKKTLLVIYAVKKAGRREIVDLIGPKASEDDLKRAASIIVDSGALDYAESRARFYVERARDILSRVPAVDAESKELLNLLLDYIVEREK, from the coding sequence TTGAAGTGGGATAGACTGTTTGAAGCCTCGTCGAGATACTCGATGCTCATAGACCACTATATAATGGATTTTATGAGCATAACTCCTGACAGGCTTAGCGGGGCATCGCTACACCTCATTAAGGCCGGCGGGAAGAGGCTCAGACCCCTGATAACACTCTTGACGGCGAGGATGCTGGGGGGTCTAGAGGCTGAGGCCCGTGCAATCCCTCTTGCAGCATCTATAGAGACGGCCCACACGTTTTCGCTTATACACGATGACATCATGGATAGGGATGAGGTGAGGAGGGGCGTCCCCACAACCCATGTAGTCTACGGCGATGACTGGGCTATACTGGCTGGCGACACGCTGCACGCGGCGGCCTTCAAGATGATAGCCGATTCTAGGGAGTGGGGGATGAGCCATGAACAGGCCTACCGGGCCTTCAAAGTTCTTTCTGAGGCTGCTATACAGATATCCAGGGGTCAGGCGTACGACATGCTCTTCGAGGAGACCTGGGATGTTGATGTAGCCGACTACCTCAACATGGTCAGGCTCAAGACTGGCGCTCTCATAGAGGCGGCGGCGCGCATAGGAGCCGTCGCTGCGGGGGCTGGCAGCGAGATTGAGAAGATGATGGGTGAGGTGGGTATGAACGCTGGCATCGCCTTCCAGATAAGGGATGACATACTGGGCGTTATAGGTGATCCAAAGGTTACTGGCAAGCCTGTTTACAACGACTTGAGGAGGGGGAAGAAGACGCTGCTGGTGATATACGCTGTCAAGAAGGCGGGTCGGAGGGAGATCGTCGACCTTATTGGGCCCAAGGCGAGTGAGGATGATTTGAAGAGGGCGGCATCGATAATAGTGGACTCGGGTGCCCTCGACTACGCGGAGTCCAGGGCTAGGTTCTATGTTGAAAGGGCTAGGGACATACTATCCAGGGTGCCGGCAGTTGACGCGGAGTCGAAGGAGCTTCTCAACCTTCTTCTAGACTATATTGTGGAGAGGGAGAAGTAG